The following proteins come from a genomic window of Thermus sp. LT1-2-5:
- a CDS encoding response regulator transcription factor encodes MAQILLVEDDPQVGELVKRFLEKEGLRVVWARTGKEALAEAFEGTKPDLVVLDRGLPDLEGLEVLKALRDLDPLLPVLLLTGRADEDSRVEGLLEGADDYLGKPFSLKELLARIKALLRRAGKEGRRRFGPLELDVEARQAYLEGEPLRLSATEMSLLLALAQAPGRVYTREELLERVWGPDFAGSERVVDAYVRLLRKKLKDDPHAPRFIETVVGVGYRFLGE; translated from the coding sequence ATGGCGCAGATTCTCTTGGTGGAGGACGACCCCCAGGTGGGGGAACTGGTGAAGCGGTTCCTGGAAAAAGAGGGGCTTCGGGTGGTCTGGGCCCGCACGGGCAAGGAGGCCCTGGCGGAGGCCTTTGAGGGGACGAAGCCCGACCTGGTGGTTCTGGACCGGGGCCTGCCGGACCTGGAGGGCCTCGAGGTCCTCAAGGCCCTGAGGGACCTGGACCCCCTTCTCCCCGTGCTCCTGCTCACGGGACGGGCGGACGAGGACAGCCGGGTGGAAGGGCTTCTGGAAGGGGCGGACGACTATTTGGGCAAGCCCTTTTCCCTCAAGGAGCTCCTCGCCCGCATCAAGGCCCTCCTGCGCCGCGCGGGCAAGGAGGGGAGGCGGCGCTTCGGCCCCTTGGAGCTGGATGTGGAGGCACGCCAGGCTTATCTGGAAGGGGAGCCCCTTAGGCTTTCCGCCACGGAGATGAGCTTGCTTCTCGCCCTGGCCCAGGCCCCGGGCCGGGTCTACACCCGGGAGGAGCTTTTGGAAAGGGTCTGGGGGCCCGACTTCGCCGGCTCGGAGCGGGTGGTGGACGCCTACGTGCGGCTTCTCCGCAAGAAGCTCAAGGACGACCCCCACGCCCCCCGCTTCATAGAAACCGTGGTGGGGGTGGGGTACCGCTTCCTGGGGGAGTAG
- a CDS encoding glycogen/starch synthase encodes MRVLLVAPEAYPLAKVGGLADVVGALPKALRPLGVEAAVLLPWHRGLEAQGVGEVRFLFAGREARAPLGERVGGGVRFLLLGVEGFDRERVYGYPDDAERYLRFALAAKEVARGFDLVHAHDWTTALLALYTPTVYTIHNLAHQGLVDPAAFFHWTGLPWSLFHMEALEYHGQVNLMKGGIVFARWVTTVSPSYAEEIKTPEFGMGLDGVLRRHAGKLVGILNGLDPEAFDPARDPYLPAPYSREDPGGKALAKEAFRRETGLKPPILAYIGRLDPQKGLDLLLAAWPRLKELGFSLYVQGVGEEDLARALRAAEGESPGRLRFVSAYQEALARLAYAGAEALLVPSRFEPCGLVQMIAQRYGTPPVARAVGGLKDTVEDGRTGVLFQSFHPEGLLYGVLRLFWLGAEALGLKGMEKDFSWDRAARAYLEVYRRALG; translated from the coding sequence ATGAGGGTCCTCCTGGTGGCCCCCGAGGCCTACCCCCTGGCCAAGGTGGGGGGGCTTGCCGACGTGGTAGGGGCCCTGCCCAAGGCCCTAAGGCCCCTGGGGGTGGAGGCGGCGGTCCTCCTTCCCTGGCACCGGGGCCTGGAGGCCCAAGGGGTGGGGGAGGTGCGCTTCCTCTTCGCCGGCCGGGAGGCGAGGGCGCCCTTGGGGGAGCGGGTGGGAGGGGGGGTGCGGTTCCTCCTCCTCGGGGTGGAGGGGTTTGACCGGGAGCGGGTCTACGGCTACCCGGACGACGCCGAGCGCTACCTGCGCTTCGCCCTGGCGGCGAAGGAGGTGGCCCGGGGCTTCGACCTGGTCCACGCCCACGACTGGACCACCGCCCTCCTCGCCCTCTACACCCCCACGGTCTACACCATCCACAACCTGGCCCACCAGGGCCTGGTGGACCCCGCCGCCTTCTTCCACTGGACCGGGCTTCCCTGGAGCCTCTTCCACATGGAGGCCCTGGAGTACCACGGGCAGGTGAACCTGATGAAAGGGGGGATCGTCTTCGCCCGTTGGGTGACCACGGTGAGCCCCTCCTACGCCGAGGAGATCAAGACCCCCGAGTTCGGCATGGGCCTGGACGGGGTGTTGCGCCGGCATGCGGGGAAGCTTGTGGGCATCCTAAACGGCCTGGACCCAGAGGCCTTCGACCCGGCCCGCGACCCCTACCTCCCCGCCCCCTACTCCCGGGAAGACCCCGGGGGCAAGGCCTTGGCCAAGGAGGCCTTCCGGCGGGAAACGGGGCTTAAGCCCCCCATCCTGGCCTACATCGGCCGCCTGGACCCGCAGAAGGGCCTGGACCTCCTCCTCGCCGCCTGGCCCCGCCTTAAGGAGCTCGGCTTCAGCCTCTACGTGCAGGGGGTGGGGGAGGAGGACCTGGCCCGGGCCCTGCGGGCGGCGGAGGGGGAAAGCCCAGGGCGGCTCCGCTTCGTTTCCGCTTACCAAGAGGCCCTGGCCCGCCTGGCCTACGCCGGGGCGGAGGCGCTTTTGGTCCCAAGCCGCTTCGAGCCCTGCGGCCTGGTGCAGATGATTGCCCAGCGCTACGGCACCCCCCCCGTGGCCCGGGCGGTGGGGGGCCTGAAGGACACCGTGGAGGACGGCAGGACGGGGGTCCTCTTCCAGAGCTTCCACCCCGAGGGCCTCCTCTACGGGGTCTTGCGCCTCTTTTGGCTCGGGGCCGAGGCCTTAGGCCTGAAGGGCATGGAGAAGGACTTCTCCTGGGATAGGGCGGCCAGGGCCTACCTCGAGGTCTACCGCCGCGCCCTCGGCTAG
- the ispH gene encoding 4-hydroxy-3-methylbut-2-enyl diphosphate reductase has translation MGGMDGGLERLYLARPRGFCAGVVMAIEAVERWAEALKGQGELVVYHEIVHNRVVVERLKAKGVHFVEDLAELAELRRRRRLAGTLVFSAHGHPPAVRKEAAAMGFTILDATCPLVTKVHTEARRYAKEGYWILLVGDSADHQEIKGTYGEAPERTILVAVHTHVGKDPRLADPHTVAVPDPEKVVVLTQTTLSVDDTLATIEILKRRFPKLVVPARKDLCYATQNRQEAVKRIAPHVEAFLVLTSPHSSNGMRLLELAQSLVGRAYRLERPEELRPEWLLGVKRLGLTSAASTPEDLVQGVVARLRAENPGLVVVEEGEWEHIGFREPRPLSPEEVLGA, from the coding sequence ATGGGGGGCATGGACGGGGGGCTTGAGCGGCTTTACCTCGCCCGGCCTCGAGGCTTCTGCGCCGGGGTGGTGATGGCCATAGAGGCGGTGGAGCGCTGGGCGGAGGCGCTGAAGGGGCAGGGGGAGCTGGTGGTCTACCACGAGATCGTCCACAACCGGGTGGTGGTGGAGCGCCTCAAGGCCAAGGGGGTCCACTTCGTGGAGGACCTGGCGGAGCTAGCGGAGCTTAGGCGGCGGAGGCGGCTTGCGGGCACCCTGGTCTTCTCCGCCCACGGGCACCCCCCTGCGGTGCGCAAGGAGGCGGCGGCCATGGGCTTTACCATCCTGGACGCCACCTGCCCCCTGGTGACCAAGGTGCACACCGAGGCCCGGCGCTACGCCAAGGAAGGGTACTGGATCCTCCTGGTGGGCGACTCCGCCGACCACCAGGAGATCAAGGGCACCTACGGCGAGGCCCCAGAAAGGACCATCCTGGTGGCGGTCCACACCCACGTGGGCAAGGACCCCCGCCTGGCCGACCCCCATACGGTGGCGGTGCCGGACCCCGAAAAGGTGGTGGTCCTCACCCAGACCACCTTGAGCGTGGACGACACCCTGGCCACCATAGAGATCTTGAAGCGCCGCTTCCCCAAGCTGGTGGTACCCGCCCGCAAGGACCTCTGCTACGCCACCCAGAACCGCCAGGAGGCGGTGAAGCGCATCGCCCCCCACGTGGAGGCCTTCTTGGTCCTCACAAGCCCCCACTCCTCCAACGGCATGCGCCTTTTGGAGTTGGCGCAAAGCCTGGTGGGGCGGGCTTACCGCTTGGAGCGCCCGGAGGAGCTCCGCCCCGAGTGGCTCCTGGGGGTCAAGCGCCTTGGCCTCACCTCCGCCGCCAGCACCCCCGAGGACCTGGTGCAGGGGGTGGTGGCCCGCTTAAGGGCGGAAAACCCGGGACTGGTGGTGGTGGAGGAAGGGGAGTGGGAGCACATCGGCTTCCGGGAGCCAAGGCCCCTTTCCCCGGAGGAGGTCTTGGGTGCTTGA
- a CDS encoding polyprenyl synthetase family protein: MTPAPSEVRQALLERLLAHLHHPDPDYQALLQDYPRRGGKMLRGLLVYYSGLAHGAGEESALRAATALELFQNWVLIHDDIEDGSEERRGRPALHRLYPTPLALNAGDALHAEMWGLLLEGLERGLWDGRVLREFHEVVRRTAYGQHLDLSWTLAGRLDLTPEDYLRMVAHKAAYYTAVAPLRLGALLAGQDPPGAYEEGGIKLGVAFQIVDDVLNLEGDEAYGKELAGDLYEGKRTLILLRFLQGASPRERERAEALLRLPREEKPEEEVRWLWERLLASGAVAWAKAEARQLWEEGYGLLAPHLETLPNLEARRKLEGILRALVERRA; this comes from the coding sequence ATGACGCCCGCGCCAAGCGAGGTGCGCCAAGCCCTCCTAGAGCGCCTCCTCGCCCATCTGCACCACCCAGACCCCGATTACCAGGCCCTCCTCCAGGACTACCCCAGGCGGGGTGGGAAGATGCTTCGGGGCCTCCTCGTCTACTACAGCGGCCTCGCCCACGGGGCGGGCGAGGAGAGCGCCCTCCGCGCCGCCACCGCCTTGGAGCTCTTTCAAAACTGGGTCCTAATCCACGACGACATTGAGGACGGCTCCGAGGAACGTCGGGGCCGCCCGGCCCTGCACCGCCTCTACCCCACGCCCCTCGCTCTCAACGCCGGGGACGCCCTCCACGCCGAGATGTGGGGGCTTTTGCTGGAGGGGCTGGAGCGGGGGCTTTGGGACGGAAGGGTCCTCCGGGAGTTCCACGAGGTGGTGCGCCGCACCGCCTACGGCCAGCACCTGGACCTCTCCTGGACCCTGGCGGGGCGCCTGGACCTCACCCCGGAGGACTACCTGCGCATGGTGGCCCACAAGGCCGCCTACTACACCGCCGTGGCCCCCTTGCGCCTAGGGGCGCTCCTTGCGGGCCAGGACCCCCCTGGGGCCTATGAGGAAGGGGGGATCAAGCTCGGGGTGGCCTTCCAGATCGTGGACGACGTTTTGAACCTGGAAGGGGACGAGGCCTACGGCAAGGAGCTGGCCGGGGACCTCTACGAGGGCAAACGCACCCTGATCCTCCTCCGCTTCCTCCAGGGGGCAAGCCCAAGGGAGAGGGAAAGGGCCGAGGCCCTTTTGCGCCTTCCCCGGGAGGAAAAACCCGAAGAGGAGGTGCGCTGGCTTTGGGAAAGGCTTCTGGCCTCGGGGGCCGTGGCCTGGGCCAAGGCGGAGGCCCGGCAGCTTTGGGAGGAAGGGTATGGGCTCCTAGCCCCCCACCTCGAGACCCTTCCCAACCTAGAGGCCCGTCGGAAGCTTGAGGGGATCCTGCGCGCCCTGGTGGAGCGCAGGGCATAA
- a CDS encoding SagB/ThcOx family dehydrogenase, translating to MEKHPGKLFYRLSRLQPGDELPLKRKPKAKVYANPLETQALPPGRREGGPPLFRALAHLKPALPEVGAALTLNDLSQLLLPLAEREGLRGFPSAGEAYPVEAYLVALKVEGVFPGVYHYFPKEHQLFQLSHKAEPGAWAEALLGLSPEKAAALLALTLVPERSEALFGLRGYRYALLEAGYAAGLILLSAVGLGLAAYPAETFYDEAVARLLGLPEGEYPGVVVVLGR from the coding sequence ATGGAGAAGCATCCCGGCAAGCTCTTCTACCGCCTTTCCCGCCTCCAGCCAGGGGACGAACTACCCCTCAAGCGCAAGCCCAAGGCCAAGGTCTACGCCAACCCCCTGGAAACCCAGGCCCTTCCCCCCGGGCGGCGCGAAGGGGGCCCGCCCCTCTTCCGCGCCCTGGCCCACCTCAAGCCCGCGCTGCCCGAGGTGGGGGCCGCCCTCACCCTCAACGACCTTTCCCAGCTCCTCCTTCCCCTGGCGGAGCGGGAGGGGCTAAGGGGCTTCCCCTCCGCCGGGGAGGCCTACCCCGTGGAGGCCTACCTGGTGGCCCTCAAGGTGGAGGGGGTCTTTCCCGGGGTCTACCACTACTTCCCCAAGGAGCACCAGCTTTTCCAGCTTTCCCACAAGGCGGAGCCTGGGGCCTGGGCCGAGGCGCTTTTGGGGCTTTCCCCGGAGAAGGCGGCGGCCCTGCTCGCCTTGACCCTGGTCCCGGAAAGGAGCGAGGCCTTGTTCGGCCTTCGGGGATACCGGTATGCTCTTTTGGAGGCCGGCTACGCCGCAGGCTTGATCCTGCTTTCCGCCGTGGGCCTGGGGCTTGCCGCTTATCCGGCGGAAACCTTCTACGATGAGGCGGTGGCCCGGCTTCTGGGTTTGCCCGAGGGGGAGTACCCCGGGGTGGTGGTGGTTCTGGGGCGCTAG
- the moaA gene encoding GTP 3',8-cyclase MoaA produces MKLLDNHGRILKDLRISVTPRCNLHCLYCHPLGLEVREPPGTLTVEEVDHFLEAASLLGLSAVRFTGGEPLVRKELPEMIARARAKEGIEDVAITTNGLLFPKRAKELVAAGLNRVNISLDAITPEVFTRITRGGKVERVLEAIETALELGLHPVKLNAVVIRGMNEEEVVPLAALSLERPLHVRFIEYMHLDNSDPEEYRRRFVSGKETRARIEAVYGALEPVPHDPSSPARVFKIPGAQGTLGFINPVTEPFCSHCSRLRLTSDKKLRPCLLTDLEMDIAWAFAAGNPVEALIDAILIATNRKPAFGNTLPTLRKRVMLGIGG; encoded by the coding sequence ATGAAGCTACTGGATAACCACGGGCGTATCCTCAAGGACCTGCGCATCTCCGTCACCCCCCGGTGCAACCTGCACTGCCTTTACTGCCACCCCTTGGGCCTCGAGGTCCGCGAACCCCCGGGCACCCTCACCGTGGAGGAGGTGGACCACTTCCTGGAAGCGGCCTCCCTGCTGGGGCTTTCCGCCGTGCGCTTCACGGGGGGCGAGCCCCTGGTGCGCAAGGAGCTTCCCGAGATGATCGCCCGGGCGCGGGCCAAGGAGGGGATTGAGGACGTGGCCATCACCACCAACGGCCTCCTCTTCCCCAAGCGGGCCAAGGAGCTGGTGGCGGCGGGGCTCAACCGGGTGAACATCTCCCTGGACGCCATCACCCCCGAGGTCTTCACCCGCATCACCCGGGGGGGCAAGGTGGAGCGCGTCCTGGAGGCCATAGAAACCGCCTTGGAACTGGGGCTTCACCCGGTGAAGCTCAATGCCGTGGTCATCCGGGGGATGAACGAGGAGGAGGTGGTGCCCCTGGCCGCCTTGTCCCTGGAGCGGCCTTTGCACGTGCGCTTCATCGAGTACATGCACCTGGACAACTCCGACCCCGAGGAGTATCGCCGCCGTTTCGTGAGCGGGAAGGAAACCCGGGCCCGTATAGAGGCGGTCTACGGGGCCTTGGAGCCCGTGCCCCACGACCCCTCCTCCCCCGCCCGGGTCTTCAAGATCCCGGGGGCCCAAGGCACCCTCGGCTTCATCAACCCCGTGACCGAGCCCTTCTGCTCCCACTGCTCCCGCCTTCGCCTCACCTCGGACAAAAAGCTTAGGCCCTGCCTCCTCACCGACCTGGAGATGGACATCGCCTGGGCCTTTGCCGCGGGAAACCCGGTGGAGGCCCTCATTGACGCTATCCTCATCGCCACCAACCGCAAGCCCGCCTTCGGCAACACCCTGCCCACCCTGCGGAAGCGGGTCATGCTGGGGATCGGCGGATAG
- the glgC gene encoding glucose-1-phosphate adenylyltransferase, with protein MVKVEVLGMILAGGQGSRLYPLTAKRAKPAVPFGAKYRIIDFVLNNFVNSGIYAIYVLTQYKAQSLTEHIQRYWRFGAFLEDHFILLVPAQMYRYEELGPVWYRGTADAIYQNLHLVQNHAPAAVAIFGGDHIFKMNVRHMVEYHYEKRADITIAAYPVPVAEASRFGVLQVDEEWRITEFQEKPKTPKPLPNKPHLALASMGNYIFRTEALFELLEADAKDEASSHDFGKDVIPRALKEGYRVYAYDFHRNPIPGQEGPNLYWRDVGTLDAYFEASMDLVKVIPEFDLFNPEWPLRTANLFSPPAKFVHETGERVGRALNSLLAGGVIVSGGTVRESVLFRRVRVNSYSLVERSVLFDDVEVGRYCRIKNAIIDKNVKIPPHTEIGYDLEADRARGFTVTPEGVVVVPKGYRF; from the coding sequence ATGGTCAAGGTGGAGGTTTTGGGGATGATCTTGGCGGGGGGGCAGGGAAGCCGCCTTTACCCCCTTACCGCCAAGCGGGCCAAGCCCGCGGTGCCCTTCGGGGCCAAATACCGAATTATTGATTTCGTTCTTAATAATTTCGTCAACTCCGGCATCTACGCCATCTATGTCCTCACCCAGTACAAGGCCCAGTCCCTCACCGAGCACATCCAGCGCTACTGGCGCTTCGGCGCCTTTTTGGAGGACCACTTCATCCTCCTGGTGCCCGCCCAGATGTACCGCTACGAGGAGCTCGGGCCCGTGTGGTACCGGGGCACGGCGGACGCCATCTACCAGAACCTGCACCTGGTGCAAAACCATGCCCCCGCGGCGGTGGCCATCTTCGGCGGGGACCACATCTTCAAGATGAACGTCCGCCACATGGTGGAATACCACTATGAAAAGCGGGCGGACATCACCATCGCCGCCTACCCCGTGCCCGTGGCGGAGGCGAGCCGCTTCGGCGTCCTCCAGGTGGACGAGGAGTGGCGCATCACCGAGTTCCAGGAAAAGCCAAAGACCCCCAAGCCCCTGCCGAATAAGCCCCACCTGGCCCTGGCCTCCATGGGCAACTACATCTTTCGCACCGAGGCCCTCTTTGAGCTTTTGGAGGCGGACGCCAAGGACGAGGCGAGCTCCCACGACTTCGGCAAGGACGTGATCCCTAGGGCCCTCAAGGAGGGGTACCGGGTCTATGCCTACGACTTTCACCGCAACCCCATCCCCGGCCAGGAAGGCCCCAACCTCTACTGGCGGGACGTGGGCACCCTGGACGCCTACTTTGAGGCCAGCATGGACCTGGTGAAGGTCATCCCCGAGTTCGACCTCTTCAACCCCGAGTGGCCCCTCCGCACCGCCAACCTCTTTAGCCCCCCGGCCAAGTTCGTCCACGAAACCGGGGAGCGGGTGGGGCGGGCCCTCAATAGCCTCCTCGCCGGCGGGGTCATCGTGAGCGGGGGGACGGTGCGGGAATCGGTCCTCTTCCGCCGGGTGCGGGTGAACTCCTATAGCCTGGTGGAGCGCTCCGTCCTCTTCGACGACGTGGAGGTGGGGCGCTACTGCCGCATAAAAAACGCCATCATCGACAAGAACGTGAAGATCCCTCCCCACACCGAGATCGGCTACGACCTCGAGGCCGACCGGGCCCGCGGCTTCACCGTGACCCCGGAAGGGGTGGTGGTGGTCCCCAAGGGGTACCGCTTCTAG
- a CDS encoding gamma-glutamylcyclotransferase family protein has product MERVFVYGTLKRGERNHARVAGKLLGVVPGYVEGFRLYHLPEGEGRPYAYPAMVPGEGRVYGEVLLLPEEALSLLDALEEEGEEYRRVRVLVHTAEGPLEAWAYLYLQDLQGALPLPEGVWPP; this is encoded by the coding sequence GTGGAGCGGGTTTTCGTCTACGGCACCTTGAAGCGGGGGGAGCGGAACCACGCCCGGGTGGCGGGGAAGCTTTTGGGGGTGGTCCCGGGGTACGTGGAGGGGTTCCGCCTTTACCACCTCCCTGAGGGGGAGGGGAGGCCCTACGCCTACCCCGCCATGGTGCCGGGGGAAGGCAGGGTCTATGGCGAGGTGCTCCTCCTCCCCGAGGAGGCCCTTTCCCTCCTGGACGCCCTGGAGGAGGAAGGGGAGGAGTACCGGAGGGTGCGGGTCCTGGTCCACACGGCGGAGGGGCCCCTCGAGGCCTGGGCTTACCTCTACCTCCAGGACCTCCAAGGGGCCCTTCCCCTTCCCGAGGGGGTGTGGCCCCCATGA
- the dusA gene encoding tRNA dihydrouridine(20/20a) synthase DusA has protein sequence MLDLRLSVAPMVDRTDRHFRYLVRQVSRGVRLYTEMTLDQGVLRGNRERLLAFRLEEHPIALQLAGRNPEDLAEAARIGEAFGYDEINLNLGCPSAKAQEGGYGACLLRDPLRVAEIVRAMAQAVRVPVTVKLRLGLEGQETYPGLARLVERLAEAGAEAFIVHARSALLTLSTRANREIPPLRHEWVHRLKGDFPHLRFVLNGGLRTLEEALAHLGQVDGVMLGRAVYEDPFVLEAADQKVYGLGRRPSRLQVAQRMRAYLEEEAAKGTPPWAVLRHMLGLFRGRPAGKLWRRILSEGKSLAALDRALRLMEEKVGQEGEEENPHPKGHPLPVHPLAG, from the coding sequence GTGCTTGACCTGAGGCTTTCCGTGGCCCCCATGGTGGACCGCACGGACCGCCACTTCCGCTACCTGGTGCGCCAGGTGAGCCGGGGAGTGAGGCTCTACACCGAGATGACCCTGGACCAAGGGGTCTTGCGGGGCAACCGGGAGCGCCTCCTCGCCTTCCGCCTCGAGGAGCACCCCATCGCCTTGCAGCTTGCGGGCCGGAACCCCGAGGACCTGGCGGAGGCGGCGCGGATTGGGGAAGCCTTCGGCTACGACGAGATTAACCTGAACCTAGGCTGCCCTTCAGCAAAAGCGCAAGAAGGGGGGTACGGGGCCTGCCTCCTCCGCGACCCCTTACGGGTGGCGGAGATCGTTCGGGCCATGGCCCAGGCGGTGCGGGTGCCGGTCACGGTGAAGCTTCGCCTGGGCCTCGAGGGCCAGGAAACCTATCCCGGGCTGGCCCGCCTGGTGGAGCGCCTGGCGGAGGCGGGGGCGGAGGCCTTCATCGTCCACGCCCGAAGCGCCCTCCTCACCCTTTCCACCCGGGCCAACCGGGAGATCCCCCCTTTGCGCCACGAGTGGGTCCACCGCCTCAAAGGGGACTTCCCCCACCTCCGCTTCGTGCTCAACGGGGGCCTCCGCACCCTGGAAGAGGCCCTAGCCCACCTGGGCCAGGTGGACGGGGTCATGCTGGGCCGGGCGGTCTACGAGGACCCCTTCGTCCTGGAGGCGGCGGACCAGAAGGTGTACGGCCTAGGGAGGAGGCCAAGCCGCCTCCAGGTGGCGCAGCGGATGCGGGCCTATCTGGAGGAGGAGGCGGCCAAGGGAACCCCCCCGTGGGCCGTGCTGCGGCACATGCTGGGCCTCTTCCGGGGCAGGCCCGCAGGAAAGCTTTGGCGGCGGATCCTCTCCGAGGGAAAGAGCCTGGCCGCCCTGGACCGGGCCCTACGGCTTATGGAGGAGAAGGTAGGCCAAGAGGGCGAGGAGGAAAACCCACACCCAAAGGGGCACCCGCTTCCGGTGCACCCGCTTGCCGGTTAG
- a CDS encoding tetratricopeptide repeat protein has protein sequence MDGMVDELKARALAGDGEAEALLRFLALLRAKDYAAAKTYAEGFPEGLRERLLRGLALLAEDPKVLEDPLFAAEREVLLGVEAVRQGRRAEAEAHFQKALSLDPEHHRALTNLGTLYLERGELEAALDLYQKALRLAPEDPLLHENLAALYKRKGDLDKMVAHMKRATRLKMAPPTALDPLTGKRVHRKRVPLWVWVFLLALLAYLLLHKP, from the coding sequence ATGGACGGGATGGTGGACGAGCTCAAGGCGCGGGCCCTGGCGGGGGATGGCGAGGCGGAGGCGCTCTTGCGCTTCCTCGCCCTCCTGCGCGCCAAGGACTACGCCGCCGCCAAGACCTACGCCGAAGGCTTCCCCGAGGGCTTGCGGGAGCGGCTTCTTAGGGGCCTTGCCCTCCTGGCCGAAGACCCCAAGGTCCTGGAGGACCCCCTCTTCGCCGCGGAGCGGGAGGTGCTCTTGGGGGTGGAGGCGGTGCGGCAGGGCCGTCGGGCGGAGGCGGAGGCCCATTTCCAAAAGGCCCTTTCCCTGGACCCCGAACACCACCGGGCCCTCACCAACCTGGGGACGCTTTACCTAGAGCGGGGCGAACTGGAGGCGGCTTTGGACCTCTACCAAAAGGCCTTGAGGCTCGCCCCGGAAGACCCCCTTCTGCACGAGAACCTGGCCGCCCTTTACAAGCGCAAGGGGGACCTGGACAAGATGGTGGCCCACATGAAGCGGGCCACCCGGCTCAAGATGGCCCCCCCCACTGCCTTGGACCCCCTAACCGGCAAGCGGGTGCACCGGAAGCGGGTGCCCCTTTGGGTGTGGGTTTTCCTCCTCGCCCTCTTGGCCTACCTTCTCCTCCATAAGCCGTAG
- a CDS encoding DMT family transporter, with protein MRGLAAGLLALNLLTLIWGTTFVVVKGAVGEMAPSLLVLLRFLVASAFFLPFALRLPKGIFGPGLELALWLLLGYASQAVGLLYTSASRSAFITALNVVLVPLLLHLAGRRVRGVWLAAVLALLGVGLLSYDPEQPPLNVGDLWTLLTALTYALYIVRLEVHAKAYPSLPLTAVQVLGTALLALPWALGEGVRLEGVPWGAVLYLGVVATALTTWLQTWGQRRVPAPQAAILYTLEPVWATLFAFLLLGERLGLAGLLGAFLVVLATSLAIRRSPA; from the coding sequence ATGCGCGGCCTGGCCGCGGGCCTCCTTGCCCTTAACCTCCTCACCCTCATCTGGGGCACCACCTTCGTGGTGGTGAAGGGGGCGGTGGGGGAGATGGCCCCAAGCCTTCTCGTGCTCCTCCGCTTCCTGGTAGCCAGCGCCTTCTTCCTACCCTTCGCCCTGCGCCTGCCCAAAGGCATCTTTGGCCCGGGGTTGGAACTTGCCCTCTGGCTTCTTTTGGGCTACGCCTCCCAGGCGGTGGGCCTCCTCTACACCTCGGCGAGCCGGAGCGCCTTCATCACCGCGTTAAACGTGGTCCTAGTTCCCCTTCTCCTACACCTGGCCGGGCGCCGGGTGCGGGGGGTATGGCTGGCCGCCGTCCTCGCCCTCTTGGGGGTGGGTCTCCTTTCCTACGATCCTGAACAGCCGCCCCTCAACGTGGGGGACCTTTGGACCCTCCTCACCGCCCTGACCTACGCCCTGTACATTGTGCGCCTCGAGGTCCACGCTAAGGCCTACCCCTCCTTGCCCCTCACCGCTGTCCAGGTCCTGGGCACCGCTCTTTTGGCCCTTCCTTGGGCCTTGGGGGAAGGGGTGCGCCTGGAGGGGGTGCCCTGGGGGGCGGTGCTTTACCTGGGGGTGGTGGCCACCGCCCTCACCACCTGGCTCCAGACCTGGGGGCAGCGCCGCGTCCCTGCGCCCCAGGCGGCTATCCTCTACACCCTGGAGCCGGTGTGGGCCACCCTTTTCGCCTTCTTGCTCCTGGGGGAGCGCCTGGGGCTTGCGGGGCTCCTGGGGGCCTTTTTGGTGGTTCTCGCCACCTCCTTGGCTATCCGCCGATCCCCAGCATGA